The proteins below come from a single Paraburkholderia flagellata genomic window:
- a CDS encoding sn-glycerol-3-phosphate import ATP-binding protein UgpC yields MAALSIRGVTKSYDGAQQVLHGIDVQVADGEFMVLVGPSGCGKSTLLRMVAGLETITSGEIAIGEKVVNRVEPKDRDIAMVFQNYALYPHMTVARNMGYGLKLQGLDRATIDSRVAAAADILELGKLLERKPRELSGGQRQRVAMGRAIVREPSVFLFDEPLSNLDAKLRVQMRLEIQRLHARLRTTSLYVTHDQIEAMTLAQRVMVLNGGRAEQIGTPSEVYDRPASMFVASFIGSPAMNLLRGRVSEDGRRFEIEGNGPHLPLGDAPAWLPKGAECVLGVRPEHMHGRGANEAVTLEVETCELLGADNLAHGRWGSADVVVRLPHETRPTPGERLAVHLPPARLHFFDPATGKRLGPAATV; encoded by the coding sequence ATGGCGGCATTGAGCATACGGGGCGTCACGAAGTCGTACGACGGCGCGCAACAGGTGTTGCACGGCATCGACGTGCAGGTGGCGGATGGCGAATTCATGGTGCTCGTCGGCCCGTCTGGCTGCGGGAAATCGACGCTGCTGCGCATGGTCGCGGGGCTGGAGACCATCACGTCGGGCGAGATCGCCATCGGCGAGAAGGTGGTGAATCGCGTGGAGCCCAAGGATCGCGACATTGCCATGGTGTTCCAGAACTATGCGCTTTATCCGCATATGACGGTCGCGCGCAACATGGGTTATGGCCTCAAATTGCAGGGGCTCGACCGCGCGACGATCGATTCGCGCGTGGCGGCGGCCGCCGACATCCTGGAACTGGGCAAGCTGCTGGAGCGCAAGCCGCGCGAACTTTCGGGCGGCCAGCGCCAGCGCGTGGCGATGGGCCGCGCGATCGTGCGCGAGCCTTCGGTGTTCCTGTTCGACGAGCCGCTCTCGAACCTCGACGCGAAGCTGCGCGTGCAGATGCGCCTTGAAATCCAGCGTCTGCATGCGCGCCTGCGTACGACGAGCCTCTACGTCACGCACGATCAGATCGAGGCGATGACGCTCGCGCAGCGCGTGATGGTGCTCAACGGCGGCCGCGCGGAGCAGATCGGCACGCCGAGCGAAGTGTACGACCGGCCCGCTTCGATGTTCGTGGCAAGCTTCATCGGCTCGCCGGCCATGAACCTGCTGCGCGGGCGCGTGAGCGAAGACGGCCGGCGCTTCGAAATCGAGGGCAACGGGCCGCATCTGCCGCTTGGCGATGCGCCGGCCTGGCTGCCGAAGGGCGCGGAGTGCGTGCTGGGCGTGCGGCCCGAGCATATGCACGGGCGCGGCGCTAACGAAGCGGTCACGCTCGAAGTCGAGACCTGCGAACTGCTCGGCGCGGACAACCTCGCGCACGGCCGCTGGGGCAGCGCGGATGTGGTGGTGCGCTTGCCGCACGAAACGCGACCTACGCCCGGCGAGAGGCTTGCGGTGCACTTGCCGCCGGCGCGCCTGCATTTCTTCGATCCGGCTACGGGTAAGCGCCTGGGCCCCGCCGCGACGGTCTGA